A window of Argopecten irradians isolate NY chromosome 14, Ai_NY, whole genome shotgun sequence contains these coding sequences:
- the LOC138307334 gene encoding uncharacterized protein — MPCMMSSWLARIMCSGIALCCIIPSTQPMCAPDDSCVSFPGREYCEAGIDAGSYKPPCPVMEVEIGEPRFIWVYIPCCNSHYNVTSRRWYFSQNARTWEQLSLVNETLLFYKIRKYQLGYYRCVTSNGNQTTQLIEKECIDNCDRPEVKVSEDTRYVTPRQHTVMFMYHINFGCQAISRHISITYRSLHRGTTIVPHVVEQGCERPLMWSCGGNITLSVNSSTELEITITATACYGGKEQTVSRSVKILNGVQYIKNCDNLLVTVVPPLIAVVAIILLATSIIVYWKLHVVLWSRMTCLLSKTDTRTVFICHCDEDEPTARSLKRWMTDTYGSLRVVCSYKLTGKGILTGEIDNIKESDIVIFIPNYLTPEKVNDNLFNSIVEHKQYYRITILDTGVTHNTPCSLTKNKLFRRLKHIDMSRENFRCELQRRLPPCIQMCDNDDSSLGSYFEPHGTVYKHDDYQSGYHTHCKNTFGFLYRHFQTCNRYQSEGELHCEDRYNIKSKTSWKRGSDVETETNLQQSNNHLLNNLKLIVPIRTQSSVETKAPSSESPDTAMTCVSPDVQEIPNFSL, encoded by the exons ATGCCGTGTATGATGAGTTCCTGGTTGGCTAGAATTATGTGCAGTGGCATTGCACTATGTTGTATCATACCTTCAACTCAGCCAATGTGCGCTCCGGACGACAGCTGTGTAAGCTTTCCAGGGAGGGAGTACTGTGAAGCAGGTATTGACG CTGGTTCGTACAAGCCTCCCTGCCCTGTGATGGAAGTAGAGATTGGTGAACCTAGGTTTATATGGGTCTATATACCTTGCTGTAACAGTCATTACAATGTTACAAGTCGGAGGTGGTATTTCTCCCAGAACGCCAGGACATGGGAACAGCTCTCGCTCGTCAATGAGACgttgttattttataaaatacgAAAATATCAGTTAGGCTACTACCGATGTGTTACATCCAACGGCAATCAAACCACACAACTAATAGAAAAAG AGTGCATTGATAACTGTGACAGGCCTGAGGTGAAGGTTTCTGAGGATACACGTTACGTGACGCCTCGTCAACATACTGTCATGTTTATGTATCACATCAACTTTGGATGTCAAGCTATATCCAGACACATAAGCATAACGTATCGCAGCCTACACCGTGGAACTACTATAGTTCCACATGTAGTCGAACAGGGGTGTGAAAG GCCTCTCATGTGGAGCTGTGGAGGAAATATTACCCTCTCTGTGAACTCGTCGACCGAACTTGAGATCACCATCACAGCAACAGCATGCTATGGCGGGAAGGAGCAGACGGTCTCCAGATCTGTAAAAATTCTAAatg GTGTGCAGTACATCAAAAACTGTGACAACCTTTTGGTGACAGTAGTCCCACCTCTGATAGCCGTGGTCGCTATAATTTTGTTGGCGACGTCGATTATAGTATATTGGAAACTACACGTGGTACTTTGGTCGCGGATGACATGTTTGCTGTCGAAAACTG ACACTAGAACAGTTTTCATATGTCACTGTGATGAAGATGAACCGACAGCCAGAAGTTTAAAAAGGTGGATGACAGACACATACGGGTCACTTCGTGTTGTCTGTTCATACAAATTAACAGGAAAAG GTATTCTCACCGGTGAAATTGACAACATCAAGGAAAGTGACATTGTGATTTTCATTCCAAATTATTTAACACCAGAAAAGGTGAACGACAATTTATTTAATAGTATTGTAGAACACAAACAATACTACAGAATTACTATTCTGGACACAGGTGTAACTCATAATACGCCATGTTCACTGACGAAAAACAAACTTTTCAGGAGACTAAAACATATCGACATGAGCCGAGAAAACTTCCGGTGTGAGTTACAAAGGAGACTACCCCCGTGCATTCAAATGTGTGATAATGATGACAGTTCCTTGGGATCATATTTCGAACCTCACGGGACAGTCTATAAACACGATGACTATCAGTCGGGGTATCACACACATTGTAAAAATACATTTGGATTTTTATATCGGCATTTTCAAACGTGTAATAGATATCAAAGCGAAGGGGAATTACATTGTGAAGATCGTTATAATATTAAATCGAAAACAAGTTGGAAAAGAGGAAGTGACGTTGAGACTGAGACGAATCTTCAGCAATCAAACAATCATCTCCTAAATAATCTGAAACTTATTGTACCTATCAGAACGCAAAGTTCAGTGGAAACGAAGGCACCGAGTTCTGAGAGCCCCGATACAGCCATGACTTGTGTTAGTCCAGATGTTCAAGAAATTCCAAATTTCAGCTTATAA